The sequence CGATGTCGCCGTGATGCTACGCGAGCGCGAGGGATTGAACCGCGTCGCCTTGAGCGGTGGTGTGTTTCAGAATGTGACTCTGCTCACGCGCGCGGTCGCGTTACTGCGCGACGCCAATTTCGATGTGTTGATTCACCGTCTCGTCCCGCCGAATGACGCGGGCATTTCACTTGGTCAAGCGGCAATCGCGAATGCAATTTAGGATTTGCGATTTAGCATTTATGATTTTGGATCGCGCGCACACAAATCCAAAATCATAAATCAGAAATCATAAATTGGAGGGCAAGATGTGTCTCGGGGTTCCCGGCAAAATAGTTGACATTTATGAGGCGAGCGGCTTGAAAATGGGGCGCGTCGATTTCGGCGGCGTCACCAAAGAAGCGTGCCTCGAATACGTCCCGGATATTCAAGTGGGCGAATACACGGTGATTCACGTTGGCTTTGCGATCTCGCGTCTGTCGGAAGCGGACGCGCAAGAGACGCTGGCGTTGTTGCGCGAGGTGGGCGCATTCGAGGAGGAGTTGGGGGCACCGAATGAAATCACTTGACGCGTATCGAGATGAAGTTCAAGTTCGCGCGGTGTTCGATCAACTCGCGCGCGTCATCACGCGCGAATGGACGTTGATGGAAGTGTGCGGCGGGCAGACGCACTCGATCATGCGTTTCGGCATTGA is a genomic window of Chloroflexota bacterium containing:
- a CDS encoding HypC/HybG/HupF family hydrogenase formation chaperone, with amino-acid sequence MCLGVPGKIVDIYEASGLKMGRVDFGGVTKEACLEYVPDIQVGEYTVIHVGFAISRLSEADAQETLALLREVGAFEEELGAPNEIT